Proteins encoded by one window of Panicum virgatum strain AP13 chromosome 7N, P.virgatum_v5, whole genome shotgun sequence:
- the LOC120683849 gene encoding serine racemase isoform X2: MGSRDGSGVSTGGQDYAADIDSIREAQARITPHVHRTPVLSSTSIDAVAGKQLFFKCECFQKAGAFKIRGASNSIFALDDEQASKGVVTHSSGNHAAAVALAAKLRGIPAHIVIPKNAPACKVDNVRRYGGNIIWSDVSIESRESVCKRVQEETGAVLVHPFNNKYTISGQGTVSLELLEQVPEIDTIIVPISGGGLISGVALAAKAINPSIRILAAEPKGADDSAQSKAAGKIITLPSTNTIADGLRAFLGDLTWPVVRDLVDDIIVVDDNAIVDAMKMCYEILKVAVEPSGAIGLAAVMSDEFKQSSAWHESSKIGIIVSGGNVDLGVLWESLYKR; the protein is encoded by the exons ATGGGAAGCAGGGACGGCAGCGGCGTCAGCACAGGAGGCCAGGATTATGCCGCTGACATCGATTCCATCAGGGAGGCGCAGGCCCGCATTACGCCGCACGTGCACAGGACGCCCGTTCTGTCCTCGACATCAATCGATGCCGTAGCGGGGAAGCAGCTGTTCTTCAAGTGCGAGTGCTTCCAGAAGGC TGGCGCATTCAAGATCCGTGGTGCTTCGAATTCGATATTTGCGCTTGATGATGAGCAGGCATCAAAGGGTGTGGTGACACATAGCAG TGGGAACCATGCCGCTGCCGTGGCTTTAGCTGCAAAGCTGCGTGGCATACCTGCACACATTGTCATACCAAagaatgcaccagcatgtaAGGTCGACAACGTTAGGCGGTATGGTGGTAATATTATCTGGAGTGATGTCAGCATTGAGTCGCGAGAATCTGTTTGTAAAAGAGTCCAGGAGGAGACTGGTGCTGTTCTAGTTCATCCCTTCAATAATAAGTACACTATCAG TGGTCAGGGTACAGTATCTCTTGAGCTTCTAGAGCAAGTCCCTGAAATTGACACAATAATTGTTCCCATTAGTG GTGGTGGTTTAATTTCTGGTGTGGCCCTTGCTGCAAAGGCCATAAACCCTTCAATACGTATTCTGGCAGCAGAGCCAAAAGGTGCTGATGATTCTGCCCAGTCCAAGGCTGCTGGAAAGATCATCACATTGCCTTCCACAAACACCATTGCTGATGGACTACGAGCTTTTCTTGGTGACTTGACATG GCCTGTGGTGCGTGACTTGGTGGATGATATCATCGTAGTGGATGACAATGCCATTGTGGACGCCATGAAAATGTGCTACGAGATCCTGAAGGTAGCTGTTGAGCCCAGTGGTGCAATTGGCCTTGCCGCTGTTATGTCTGACGAGTTCAAGCAAAGCTCTGCTTGGCATGAGAGCAGCAAGATAGGGATCATCGTTTCTGGAGGTAATGTCGACCTCGGTGTTCTTTGGGAGTCGCTGTACAAACGATGA
- the LOC120683849 gene encoding serine racemase isoform X1, whose protein sequence is MGSRDGSGVSTGGQDYAADIDSIREAQARITPHVHRTPVLSSTSIDAVAGKQLFFKCECFQKAGAFKIRGASNSIFALDDEQASKGVVTHSRFLHSGNHAAAVALAAKLRGIPAHIVIPKNAPACKVDNVRRYGGNIIWSDVSIESRESVCKRVQEETGAVLVHPFNNKYTISGQGTVSLELLEQVPEIDTIIVPISGGGLISGVALAAKAINPSIRILAAEPKGADDSAQSKAAGKIITLPSTNTIADGLRAFLGDLTWPVVRDLVDDIIVVDDNAIVDAMKMCYEILKVAVEPSGAIGLAAVMSDEFKQSSAWHESSKIGIIVSGGNVDLGVLWESLYKR, encoded by the exons ATGGGAAGCAGGGACGGCAGCGGCGTCAGCACAGGAGGCCAGGATTATGCCGCTGACATCGATTCCATCAGGGAGGCGCAGGCCCGCATTACGCCGCACGTGCACAGGACGCCCGTTCTGTCCTCGACATCAATCGATGCCGTAGCGGGGAAGCAGCTGTTCTTCAAGTGCGAGTGCTTCCAGAAGGC TGGCGCATTCAAGATCCGTGGTGCTTCGAATTCGATATTTGCGCTTGATGATGAGCAGGCATCAAAGGGTGTGGTGACACATAGCAG GTTTCTTCACAGTGGGAACCATGCCGCTGCCGTGGCTTTAGCTGCAAAGCTGCGTGGCATACCTGCACACATTGTCATACCAAagaatgcaccagcatgtaAGGTCGACAACGTTAGGCGGTATGGTGGTAATATTATCTGGAGTGATGTCAGCATTGAGTCGCGAGAATCTGTTTGTAAAAGAGTCCAGGAGGAGACTGGTGCTGTTCTAGTTCATCCCTTCAATAATAAGTACACTATCAG TGGTCAGGGTACAGTATCTCTTGAGCTTCTAGAGCAAGTCCCTGAAATTGACACAATAATTGTTCCCATTAGTG GTGGTGGTTTAATTTCTGGTGTGGCCCTTGCTGCAAAGGCCATAAACCCTTCAATACGTATTCTGGCAGCAGAGCCAAAAGGTGCTGATGATTCTGCCCAGTCCAAGGCTGCTGGAAAGATCATCACATTGCCTTCCACAAACACCATTGCTGATGGACTACGAGCTTTTCTTGGTGACTTGACATG GCCTGTGGTGCGTGACTTGGTGGATGATATCATCGTAGTGGATGACAATGCCATTGTGGACGCCATGAAAATGTGCTACGAGATCCTGAAGGTAGCTGTTGAGCCCAGTGGTGCAATTGGCCTTGCCGCTGTTATGTCTGACGAGTTCAAGCAAAGCTCTGCTTGGCATGAGAGCAGCAAGATAGGGATCATCGTTTCTGGAGGTAATGTCGACCTCGGTGTTCTTTGGGAGTCGCTGTACAAACGATGA